The following coding sequences are from one Hippopotamus amphibius kiboko isolate mHipAmp2 chromosome 9, mHipAmp2.hap2, whole genome shotgun sequence window:
- the BIRC2 gene encoding baculoviral IAP repeat-containing protein 2 produces the protein MHKTTSQRLVPDPKYRKIKSMMEDSTVLSNWTIGNKQKMKYDFSCELYRMSTYSAFPAGVPVSERSLARAGFYYTGVNDKVKCFCCGLMLDNWKQGDNPIEKHKQLYPSCTFIQNLVSVTSMESTSKNVSSPMRNSFTHSLSPTLEHSSSFSGSYSNLSPNPVNSRTVEDFSPLRTNPYSYAMSTEEARILTYQMWPLTFLSPSELARAGFYYIGPGDRVACFACGGTLNNWGPKDDAMSEHRRHFPNCPFLENSLETLRFSISNLSMQTHAARLRTFMYWPSIVPVQPEQLASAGFYYVGRNDDVKCFCCDGGLRCWESGDDPWVEHAKWFPRCEFLIRMKGQEFVDEIQARYPHLLEQLLSTSDTPGDESADPPIVHFGPGESSSDDAVMMNTPVVKAALEMGFSRSLVKRTVQSKILTTGENYKTVNDIVSALLNAEDEKREEEKERQTEETASDDLSLIRRNRMALFQQLTCVLPILDNLLKANVINKQEHDIIKQKTQIPLQARELIDTVLVKGNGAANIFKNCLKEIDSTLYKNLFVEKNMKYIPTEDVSGLSLEEQLRRLQEERTCKVCMDKEVSIVFIPCGHLVVCQECAPSLRKCPICRGIIKGTVRTFLS, from the exons ATGCACAAAACTACCTCCCAAAGACTTGTCCCAGATCCCAAGTATCGAAAAATTAAGAGTATGATGGAAGATAGCACGGTCTTGTCAAATTGGACAATCggcaacaaacaaaaaatgaaatatgactTTTCATGTGAACTCTACCGAATGTCTACGTATTCAGCTTTCCCTGCCGGTGTTCCTGTCTCAGAAAGGAGTCTTGCTCGTGCTGGTTTTTATTACACTGGTGTGAATGACAAGGTCAAATGCTTCTGTTGTGGCCTGATGCTGGATAACTGGAAACAAGGAGACAATCCTATTGAAAAGCATAAACAGCTATATCCTAGCTGTACCTTTATTCAGAATCTAGTTTCTGTTACTAGTATGGAATCCACTTCTAAGAATGTTTCTTCTCCAATGAGAAACAGTTTTACACATTCATTATCACCCACTTTGGAACATAGTAGCTCATTCAGTGGTTCTTATTCCAACCTTTCACCAAACCCTGTTAATTCTAGAACAGTTGAAGACTTTTCCCCATTGAGGACTAACCCCTACAGTTATGCCATGAGTACTGAAGAAGCAAGAATTCTTACTTACCAGATGTGGCCATTAACCTTTTTGTCACCATCAGAATTGGCAAGAGCTGGCTTTTATTATATAGGACCTGGAGATAGAGTAGCCTGCTTTGCCTGTGGTGGGACTCTGAATAACTGGGGACCAAAGGATGATGCTATGTCAGAACACCGGAGGCATTTCCCCAACTGTccatttttggaaaattctctggAAACGCTGAGGTTTAGCATTTCAAATTTGAGCATGCAGACACATGCAGCTCGACTGAGAACATTTATGTACTGGCCATCTATTGTACCAGTTCAGCCTGAGCAGCTTGCAAGTGCTGGTTTCTATTATGTGG GTCGCAACGATGATGTCAAATGCTTTTGTTGTGATGGTGGCTTAAGGTGTTGGGAATCTGGAGATGACCCATGGGTAGAACATGCCAAGTGGTTTCCAAG GTGTGAGTTCTTGATACGCATGAAAGGGCAGGAGTTTGTTGATGAGATTCAAGCTAGATATCCTCATCTTCTTGAacag CTGTTGTCAACTTCAGATACTCCTGGAGATGAAAGTGCTGATCCACCAA ttGTTCATTTTGGACCTGGAGAAAGTTCTTCAGACGATGCAGTCATGATGAATACGCCTGTGGTTAAAGCTGCCTTGGAAATGGGCTTTAGTAGAAGCCTGGTAAAGCGGACAGTTCAGAGTAAAATCCTAACAACTGGAGAGAATTACAAAACAGTTAATGATATTGTGTCAGCACTTCTTAATGCTgaagatgaaaaaagagaagaagagaaggaaagacaaactgAAGAAACAGCATCAG atGATTTGTCATTAATTCGGAGGAATAGAATGGCTCTCTTTCAACAGTTGACGTGTGTGCTTCCTATCCTGGATAATCTTTTAAAGGCCAATGTAATTAATAAACAGGAACATGAtattattaaacaaaaaacacagataCCTTTGCAAGCAAGAGAACTGATTGATACCGTTTTAGTTAAAGGAAATGGTGCTGCCAACATCTTCAAGAACTGTCTTAAAGAAATTGACTCTACATTATATAAGAACTTATTTG tggaaaagaatatgaagtatATTCCAACAGAAGATGTTTCAG GTCTGTCACTAGAAGAACAATTGAGAAGGTTGCAAGAAGAAAGAACATGTAAAGTGTGTATGGACAAAGAAGTTTCTATTGTGTTCATTCCTTGTGGTCATCTGGTAGTATGTCAGGAATGTGCCCCTTCTCTAAGAAAATGCCCTATTTGCAGGGGTATAATTAAGGGTACTGTTCGTACATTTCTCTCATAA